The Coffea arabica cultivar ET-39 chromosome 8e, Coffea Arabica ET-39 HiFi, whole genome shotgun sequence genome window below encodes:
- the LOC140003713 gene encoding probable protein phosphatase 2C 60 isoform X1 encodes MGIYLSTPKTEKLSEDGESKRLRYGLSSMQGWRATMEDAHAAITDLDANTSFFGVYDGHGGKVVAKFCAKYLHQQVCKHEAYAAGDIGTSVQKAFFRMDEMMRGQRGWRELAVLGDKINKFTGMIEGLIWSPKSSDGHDQVDDWAFEEGPHSDFAGPTSGSTACVAIIRDNQLLVANAGDSRCVISRKGQAYNLSRDHKPDLEIERERILKAGGFIHAGRVNGSLNLARAIGDMEFKQNKFLPAEKQIVTANPDINTVELCEDDDFVVLACDGVWDCMSNQQLVDYIHEQLSSVSTLSASGNETKLSVVCERVLDRCLAPSTAGGEGCDNMTMILVQFKKSVESDEPAAEKAPEEVSTESQPSSENSLAPEEVGTESQPAQSGSS; translated from the exons ATGGGTATATACCTTAGTACCCCAAAGACTGAAAAGTTATCTGAAGATGGGGAGAGTAAAAGACTTAGGTATGGTCTATCATCCATGCAAGGATGGCGTGCAACAATGGAAGATGCT CATGCAGCAATTACTGACCTTGACGCTAATACATCATTTTTTGGCGTATATGATGGTCATGGAG GTAAAGTTGTTGCTAAGTTCTGTGCCAAGTATCTCCATCAACAAGTGTGTAAGCATGAAGCATATGCAGCTGGTGACATAGGAACTTCAGTCCAGAAAGCTTTCTTCAG AATGGATGAAATGATGCGTGGTCAAAGGGGTTGGAGGGAGTTAGCTGTTCTCGGagataaaataaacaaattcaCTGGTATGATAGAAGGTTTAATATGGTCTCCAAAAAGTAGTGATGGACATGACCAGGTTGATGATTGGGCTTTCGAAGAG GGACCGCATTCTGATTTTGCTGGTCCAACTTCTGGAAGCACTGCATGTGTTGCAATTATTAGGGATAATCAACTTCTTGTTGCAAATGCTGGTGATTCTCGCTGTGTTATATCTCGTAAGGGTCAG GCCTACAATCTTTCTAGGGACCATAAACCTGATCTTGAGATTGAGAGGGAGCGAATTCTAAAAGCAGGAGGTTTTATTCATGCAGGGCGTGTTAATGGTAGTCTGAATCTTGCAAGAGCCATAG gCGATATGGAGTTCAAGCAGAACAAATTTTTGCCTGCTGAAAAGCAAATTGTAACTGCTAATCCAGATATAAATACT GTGGAGCTCTGCGAAGATGATGATTTTGTTGTGCTAGCATGTGATGGTGTTTG GGATTGCATGTCAAACCAGCAACTTGTAGATTACATACATGAACAGCTGAGTTCAGTGAGTACACTCTCAGCTTCTGGAAAT GAGACAAAGCTTTCCGTGGTATGTGAAAGGGTACTTGATAGGTGTCTTGCGCCATCTACAGCTGGAGGTGAAGGATGTGATAACATGACAATGATATTAGTGCAATTCAAGAAATCAGTCGAATCAGATGAACCAGCAGCTGAAAAGGCTCCTGAGGAAGTTAGCACTGAATCACAACCTTCATCTGAAAATTCCTTGGCTCCTGAGGAAGTTGGCACTGAATCACAACCAGCGCAGAGTGGATCGAGTTAA
- the LOC140003713 gene encoding probable protein phosphatase 2C 60 isoform X2 has translation MGIYLSTPKTEKLSEDGESKRLRYGLSSMQGWRATMEDAHAAITDLDANTSFFGVYDGHGGKVVAKFCAKYLHQQVCKHEAYAAGDIGTSVQKAFFRMDEMMRGQRGWRELAVLGDKINKFTGMIEGLIWSPKSSDGHDQVDDWAFEEGPHSDFAGPTSGSTACVAIIRDNQLLVANAGDSRCVISRKGQAYNLSRDHKPDLEIERERILKAGGFIHAGRVNGSLNLARAIGDMEFKQNKFLPAEKQIVTANPDINTVELCEDDDFVVLACDGVWDCMSNQQLVDYIHEQLSSETKLSVVCERVLDRCLAPSTAGGEGCDNMTMILVQFKKSVESDEPAAEKAPEEVSTESQPSSENSLAPEEVGTESQPAQSGSS, from the exons ATGGGTATATACCTTAGTACCCCAAAGACTGAAAAGTTATCTGAAGATGGGGAGAGTAAAAGACTTAGGTATGGTCTATCATCCATGCAAGGATGGCGTGCAACAATGGAAGATGCT CATGCAGCAATTACTGACCTTGACGCTAATACATCATTTTTTGGCGTATATGATGGTCATGGAG GTAAAGTTGTTGCTAAGTTCTGTGCCAAGTATCTCCATCAACAAGTGTGTAAGCATGAAGCATATGCAGCTGGTGACATAGGAACTTCAGTCCAGAAAGCTTTCTTCAG AATGGATGAAATGATGCGTGGTCAAAGGGGTTGGAGGGAGTTAGCTGTTCTCGGagataaaataaacaaattcaCTGGTATGATAGAAGGTTTAATATGGTCTCCAAAAAGTAGTGATGGACATGACCAGGTTGATGATTGGGCTTTCGAAGAG GGACCGCATTCTGATTTTGCTGGTCCAACTTCTGGAAGCACTGCATGTGTTGCAATTATTAGGGATAATCAACTTCTTGTTGCAAATGCTGGTGATTCTCGCTGTGTTATATCTCGTAAGGGTCAG GCCTACAATCTTTCTAGGGACCATAAACCTGATCTTGAGATTGAGAGGGAGCGAATTCTAAAAGCAGGAGGTTTTATTCATGCAGGGCGTGTTAATGGTAGTCTGAATCTTGCAAGAGCCATAG gCGATATGGAGTTCAAGCAGAACAAATTTTTGCCTGCTGAAAAGCAAATTGTAACTGCTAATCCAGATATAAATACT GTGGAGCTCTGCGAAGATGATGATTTTGTTGTGCTAGCATGTGATGGTGTTTG GGATTGCATGTCAAACCAGCAACTTGTAGATTACATACATGAACAGCTGAGTTCA GAGACAAAGCTTTCCGTGGTATGTGAAAGGGTACTTGATAGGTGTCTTGCGCCATCTACAGCTGGAGGTGAAGGATGTGATAACATGACAATGATATTAGTGCAATTCAAGAAATCAGTCGAATCAGATGAACCAGCAGCTGAAAAGGCTCCTGAGGAAGTTAGCACTGAATCACAACCTTCATCTGAAAATTCCTTGGCTCCTGAGGAAGTTGGCACTGAATCACAACCAGCGCAGAGTGGATCGAGTTAA
- the LOC140003713 gene encoding probable protein phosphatase 2C 60 isoform X3, with amino-acid sequence MGIYLSTPKTEKLSEDGESKRLRYGLSSMQGWRATMEDAHAAITDLDANTSFFGVYDGHGGKVVAKFCAKYLHQQVCKHEAYAAGDIGTSVQKAFFRMDEMMRGQRGWRELAVLGDKINKFTGMIEGLIWSPKSSDGHDQVDDWAFEEGPHSDFAGPTSGSTACVAIIRDNQLLVANAGDSRCVISRKGQAYNLSRDHKPDLEIERERILKAGGFIHAGRVNGSLNLARAIGDMEFKQNKFLPAEKQIVTANPDINTVELCEDDDFVVLACDGVWRQSFPWYVKGYLIGVLRHLQLEVKDVIT; translated from the exons ATGGGTATATACCTTAGTACCCCAAAGACTGAAAAGTTATCTGAAGATGGGGAGAGTAAAAGACTTAGGTATGGTCTATCATCCATGCAAGGATGGCGTGCAACAATGGAAGATGCT CATGCAGCAATTACTGACCTTGACGCTAATACATCATTTTTTGGCGTATATGATGGTCATGGAG GTAAAGTTGTTGCTAAGTTCTGTGCCAAGTATCTCCATCAACAAGTGTGTAAGCATGAAGCATATGCAGCTGGTGACATAGGAACTTCAGTCCAGAAAGCTTTCTTCAG AATGGATGAAATGATGCGTGGTCAAAGGGGTTGGAGGGAGTTAGCTGTTCTCGGagataaaataaacaaattcaCTGGTATGATAGAAGGTTTAATATGGTCTCCAAAAAGTAGTGATGGACATGACCAGGTTGATGATTGGGCTTTCGAAGAG GGACCGCATTCTGATTTTGCTGGTCCAACTTCTGGAAGCACTGCATGTGTTGCAATTATTAGGGATAATCAACTTCTTGTTGCAAATGCTGGTGATTCTCGCTGTGTTATATCTCGTAAGGGTCAG GCCTACAATCTTTCTAGGGACCATAAACCTGATCTTGAGATTGAGAGGGAGCGAATTCTAAAAGCAGGAGGTTTTATTCATGCAGGGCGTGTTAATGGTAGTCTGAATCTTGCAAGAGCCATAG gCGATATGGAGTTCAAGCAGAACAAATTTTTGCCTGCTGAAAAGCAAATTGTAACTGCTAATCCAGATATAAATACT GTGGAGCTCTGCGAAGATGATGATTTTGTTGTGCTAGCATGTGATGGTGTTTG GAGACAAAGCTTTCCGTGGTATGTGAAAGGGTACTTGATAGGTGTCTTGCGCCATCTACAGCTGGAGGTGAAGGATGTGATAACATGA